Proteins found in one Litoribrevibacter albus genomic segment:
- a CDS encoding 2OG-Fe(II) oxygenase: protein MPKHALLGDDNSTDETLFARIAEDIEQRGFSINPVALPPYLNEALLARVHEMGEEKFSGAGIGRGEDYVQSEFVRTDEICWINGESLAGKLWLEWTGKLQHYLNRRLFLGLFSFESHFAHYGTGDYYKRHLDAFKGEANRVLSVVTYLNSGWTAEDGGELVLYQDEQDREGIKVTPLNGTVVVFLSEEFPHEVLPASRDRYSIAGWYRVNTSVGNKIDPPV from the coding sequence ATGCCTAAACATGCCCTGTTGGGTGATGATAACTCGACTGATGAAACGTTATTTGCTCGTATTGCTGAAGATATTGAACAACGAGGGTTCAGTATTAACCCTGTAGCCTTGCCGCCTTATTTGAACGAAGCCTTGCTGGCTCGTGTTCATGAAATGGGGGAAGAGAAATTCTCTGGAGCGGGCATTGGCCGTGGTGAAGACTATGTACAAAGCGAGTTTGTTCGTACCGATGAAATCTGCTGGATCAATGGCGAGTCCTTGGCTGGCAAACTCTGGTTAGAATGGACTGGTAAGCTCCAACACTATCTCAATCGACGACTGTTTTTGGGCTTGTTCTCTTTTGAAAGCCACTTTGCTCACTACGGTACCGGCGACTATTACAAACGTCATTTGGATGCCTTCAAAGGGGAAGCCAACCGGGTTTTATCGGTTGTGACCTACCTGAATTCCGGCTGGACAGCGGAAGACGGCGGTGAACTCGTGTTGTATCAAGATGAACAAGATCGAGAAGGCATTAAAGTGACTCCTCTAAACGGCACCGTAGTTGTGTTTTTGAGTGAGGAATTTCCTCATGAAGTATTGCCGGCGAGCCGAGACCGATACTCGATCGCGGGATGGTATCGTGTGAATACTTCCGTTGGTAACAAAATTGACCCGCCGGTTTAA
- a CDS encoding GNAT family N-acetyltransferase/peptidase C39 family protein, whose translation MMSCIRLRPAKLDDLTQLVELEEVCFPSDRLSKRSFRRYIQADHSNLWVAEDDNSVGLLAYGLILCHRGTRLARLYSLAVSPNARGQGLGLELLAKLEAVARERGRLYMRLEVAENNLPAIRLYQQNGYRIFGEYDDYYQDHSDALRMQKQIRTLTSDGLIRPTPWYSQTTDFTCGPAALMMAMASLTANIECSQSLELDLWREATTIFMTSGLGGCHPFGLALAARRRGFESCVWVNSDEPLFVDGVRSEQKKQILIHVHQQFEQQCSEHGVVLTHNEVSAEQVETWLQSDYAVLLLISTYRLDGKKAPHWVVVTGMDSLCFYLHDPDLDEDDQLAIDRQHIPIAREDFSRMSSFGSIRLRTAVALRLTALGRHWLDQQKGQT comes from the coding sequence ATGATGAGCTGTATCCGATTACGACCGGCAAAACTGGATGACCTGACGCAACTGGTCGAATTAGAGGAGGTTTGTTTTCCTTCCGACCGACTCAGTAAACGCAGCTTCCGCCGCTACATTCAGGCAGACCATAGCAACTTATGGGTTGCCGAAGATGACAATTCAGTTGGCCTACTCGCTTATGGCCTGATCTTGTGTCACCGGGGTACTCGGCTGGCGCGGCTCTACTCACTGGCGGTATCGCCCAATGCTCGAGGACAGGGACTTGGCCTTGAACTACTGGCAAAACTTGAAGCCGTCGCTCGCGAGCGAGGACGATTATATATGCGTCTTGAAGTAGCCGAGAACAATCTGCCTGCCATCAGGCTTTATCAACAGAATGGCTACCGGATTTTTGGCGAGTACGACGATTACTACCAAGATCACAGCGATGCGTTACGTATGCAAAAACAGATTCGCACGCTAACAAGCGATGGTTTAATTCGACCTACGCCTTGGTATTCACAAACGACCGACTTCACATGCGGCCCGGCTGCGTTGATGATGGCCATGGCCAGTCTGACAGCCAATATTGAATGCAGCCAGAGCCTGGAACTCGACCTTTGGCGAGAAGCAACAACCATTTTCATGACCTCTGGATTAGGCGGCTGCCATCCCTTTGGCCTGGCATTAGCCGCCCGTCGAAGGGGTTTTGAATCCTGCGTCTGGGTCAACAGTGATGAACCCCTGTTCGTTGATGGGGTGCGGTCAGAGCAAAAAAAACAGATTCTGATTCATGTTCACCAGCAGTTTGAACAGCAGTGCTCCGAACACGGTGTTGTGCTGACTCACAATGAAGTGAGCGCCGAGCAAGTGGAAACATGGCTGCAATCAGATTATGCCGTACTATTGTTGATCAGCACCTACCGATTGGATGGAAAGAAAGCGCCGCACTGGGTTGTTGTCACCGGCATGGACAGCCTTTGTTTTTACTTGCACGACCCGGATCTTGATGAGGACGATCAGCTTGCTATCGATCGTCAGCATATACCGATTGCCCGTGAGGATTTTTCCCGCATGAGCAGTTTTGGCAGTATTCGCTTACGCACGGCAGTAGCGCTTCGCTTAACAGCATTAGGGCGGCACTGGCTAGACCAGCAGAAGGGCCAGACATAG
- a CDS encoding DUF2817 domain-containing protein, translating to MSNLLALSSAKVGSWFQSDYLSARTLFLEMASHSVNQISSRSWALPAHAELSIDTRWIGNHDAETVVVILSATHGVEGYCGSAVQSFLLHWLDQQDMSLPSDTAMLLVHSLNPWGMDWARRCNEQGVDLNRNFIDFTDLPSPDKRYNSVLEALTSTDQRKQRLATLAMEMGQTVFDQLFSGGQYHCAWAPFYGGQSASFSHQVIDELIAHWKLEGRRLVVIDVHSGLGPWAHGELISDHPAGSAGARFAQQLFGPAVAETQTGESCSVPKLGLLDYRWHQLMQQRGCFLTLEFGSYGTDALFEVLINEHLFWRDHPNPAKDDLHYQQHRLAMIKHFCPSDPFWQQAVLFKTWQVVTRALMAGAL from the coding sequence ATGAGCAATCTGCTTGCACTGTCTTCGGCCAAGGTCGGAAGCTGGTTTCAATCTGACTACTTATCAGCCCGAACTTTATTTCTCGAAATGGCCAGCCACTCAGTGAATCAAATCTCATCGCGTAGCTGGGCATTGCCTGCACACGCTGAGCTGAGTATCGACACTCGCTGGATCGGCAACCACGATGCCGAAACCGTAGTAGTCATACTCAGTGCCACTCATGGCGTTGAAGGCTACTGTGGCAGCGCCGTTCAGAGTTTTCTGCTGCATTGGCTAGATCAGCAAGACATGTCATTGCCATCTGACACTGCCATGTTGCTGGTACACAGTCTAAACCCTTGGGGGATGGACTGGGCACGGCGCTGCAATGAGCAAGGGGTTGACCTTAACCGCAATTTTATAGATTTCACGGATCTGCCCAGCCCAGACAAGCGCTACAACTCAGTGCTTGAAGCCCTGACCTCAACCGATCAACGAAAGCAACGACTTGCAACATTGGCGATGGAAATGGGACAAACCGTCTTTGATCAACTGTTCAGTGGTGGCCAATATCACTGTGCATGGGCCCCCTTTTACGGCGGTCAATCAGCGAGTTTTAGTCACCAGGTCATTGACGAATTAATAGCGCACTGGAAACTGGAAGGCCGTAGGCTCGTGGTCATCGATGTACATTCCGGTTTAGGTCCCTGGGCTCATGGCGAGTTAATTTCTGATCATCCGGCCGGCTCTGCAGGTGCACGCTTTGCACAACAGTTATTCGGCCCGGCAGTTGCAGAAACCCAAACAGGTGAATCTTGCTCCGTTCCCAAGCTCGGGCTGCTGGATTATCGCTGGCACCAACTGATGCAACAACGGGGATGCTTCCTCACGCTGGAATTCGGCAGTTACGGTACTGACGCCTTGTTTGAGGTACTGATCAACGAACACCTGTTCTGGCGCGACCACCCCAATCCTGCCAAGGATGATCTGCACTATCAGCAGCATCGACTGGCGATGATCAAACATTTTTGTCCATCCGATCCCTTCTGGCAGCAAGCTGTACTGTTTAAGACCTGGCAAGTGGTAACGCGAGCCCTGATGGCAGGAGCGCTATGA
- a CDS encoding flavohemoglobin expression-modulating QEGLA motif protein: MSKTSGLNAAINQLDQALFSAVQGINILDAVAPLNYRQQKEEFFSSSYSVNPQFNYADHSLDLFQKKRDLFNLPIEQLKDDALMRLYSSVIESYVDKLDQYKAIGTPEFLYDSLRYFGEPTEKDIDNARFILHLPDDIDPRADVLFDAVEIQQRLEDFAIHEGYEYQIKLDESLIANALVSGLTVKINTSAMASETEIKALAHHELGVHLVTTLNARSQPLQILTLGSPVNTTTQEGLAILCEYLSGCLTLPRLKVLALRVVAVQSMLEDKEFKKTFALLKDKYLVGDDLAFTITARVYRGGGFTKDYLYLQGFHQMLHAYENQRDFTHLLAGKVSLEQLPIISQLIEKEYLVAPQYISPAIASPEPLDDVHKFIAHAIK, from the coding sequence GTGAGTAAAACGTCTGGCTTGAATGCTGCGATTAACCAATTGGACCAAGCGTTATTTTCTGCTGTGCAGGGCATTAATATTCTGGATGCCGTCGCGCCCTTAAACTATCGACAACAGAAAGAAGAATTCTTTTCCTCAAGCTATTCCGTCAATCCTCAGTTCAACTACGCGGATCATAGTCTGGACTTGTTTCAGAAGAAGCGAGATCTGTTTAATTTACCTATTGAACAGTTAAAAGACGATGCCTTGATGAGATTGTACAGCTCAGTCATTGAATCCTACGTCGACAAACTGGACCAATACAAAGCCATTGGAACGCCAGAATTCTTGTATGACTCGCTACGTTATTTTGGTGAGCCAACTGAGAAAGACATTGATAATGCGCGCTTTATTTTGCACTTGCCGGATGATATCGATCCAAGAGCTGATGTGTTATTTGATGCGGTTGAGATCCAACAGCGATTAGAAGACTTTGCCATCCATGAAGGTTATGAATATCAAATCAAGCTGGATGAATCCCTCATCGCCAATGCCTTGGTATCCGGCTTAACGGTGAAGATTAATACCAGTGCAATGGCGTCGGAAACGGAAATCAAAGCGTTGGCGCATCATGAACTAGGGGTTCATTTGGTAACGACCTTAAATGCACGGAGTCAGCCTTTGCAGATTTTGACGCTTGGGTCGCCGGTGAATACCACCACGCAAGAAGGTCTGGCTATCTTGTGTGAGTATTTGTCGGGGTGTTTAACATTGCCTCGTCTCAAAGTCTTGGCGTTACGTGTCGTAGCCGTGCAATCCATGCTTGAAGATAAAGAGTTTAAGAAGACCTTTGCATTACTGAAAGACAAATACCTGGTCGGTGACGATTTAGCCTTTACCATTACCGCGCGGGTCTATCGTGGCGGTGGCTTCACCAAAGATTATTTGTATCTTCAGGGGTTCCACCAAATGCTGCATGCTTATGAGAATCAAAGGGATTTTACTCATTTACTGGCCGGTAAAGTCTCTTTGGAGCAACTACCGATCATTAGTCAGTTGATTGAGAAAGAGTACCTTGTTGCTCCGCAATACATTAGCCCGGCCATTGCTTCACCTGAACCGTTGGATGACGTGCATAAGTTTATTGCTCATGCCATTAAATAA